One Novosphingobium sp. G106 DNA segment encodes these proteins:
- a CDS encoding VCBS domain-containing protein, producing MERTVNSAPLAVEDQGGSLVQGSVALLSGNLLANDTDPDLASDPDERLIVSDVFRGPFEPNPVTDQGTIFVCMFGKFFVKADGSWTYALDNSSLNTLALRQGDTQLDGVEYRVIDAHGLSDYGVLTVSISGSYEIFIGTDRDDVLVGTAYDDLFNGGKGADRMGGPGGVNTVTYADAASGVSASLLTKGGSYGEAAGDRFYYIGNLIGSAHADVLAGGRYANVISGGAGDDIIEGNGGADTLDGGTGNDVFWVKGNVVADFDGGEGLDTIRATANNVTINWTFDVSDYRDISIVGIEAIDGNGYANVIIAGAVRGRHHRPVGRDLSGHRPDRRAHR from the coding sequence GTGGAGCGCACGGTGAATAGCGCGCCGCTCGCGGTCGAGGATCAAGGTGGTAGCCTGGTCCAGGGCAGCGTTGCCCTGCTTTCAGGTAATCTGCTGGCAAACGATACCGATCCTGATCTCGCATCCGATCCGGACGAGCGGCTGATCGTGTCGGATGTCTTCCGTGGTCCGTTTGAGCCCAATCCGGTTACGGATCAGGGCACGATCTTCGTTTGCATGTTCGGCAAATTCTTCGTCAAGGCCGATGGAAGTTGGACCTATGCGCTGGATAACTCCAGCCTCAACACCCTCGCGTTGCGGCAGGGTGACACGCAACTCGACGGCGTGGAATACAGAGTGATCGATGCGCATGGGCTGAGCGATTACGGTGTTCTCACCGTTTCGATTAGCGGCAGCTATGAGATATTCATCGGTACCGACCGCGACGATGTTCTCGTCGGAACCGCGTACGACGATCTCTTCAACGGCGGTAAAGGTGCCGATCGCATGGGCGGGCCAGGCGGTGTCAACACCGTGACCTATGCCGATGCGGCTTCTGGCGTCTCGGCCAGCCTGCTGACCAAAGGCGGAAGCTATGGCGAAGCGGCTGGCGACAGATTCTATTATATCGGCAACCTTATCGGATCGGCCCATGCCGACGTGCTCGCGGGCGGCCGCTATGCAAACGTTATCAGCGGCGGAGCCGGGGATGACATCATCGAAGGCAATGGCGGCGCGGACACGCTGGATGGCGGCACCGGGAACGACGTCTTCTGGGTAAAAGGCAACGTCGTCGCCGATTTCGACGGCGGGGAAGGCTTAGACACGATCCGCGCCACTGCGAACAACGTGACGATCAACTGGACCTTCGACGTTTCGGACTATCGGGACATCAGCATCGTCGGCATCGAAGCAATCGACGGCAATGGCTATGCCAACGTGATCATCGCGGGCGCCGTGAGAGGACGACACCATCGACCTGTCGGGCGTGACCTTAGCGGGCATCGCCCGGATCGACGGGCGCACCGGTGA
- the queG gene encoding tRNA epoxyqueuosine(34) reductase QueG: MATLRTDLAAEAERLGFAAFGIAPAAENARAAARLETWLAEGMHGSMGWMEERAHHRRSPQGLWPEARSVVGLGMSYAPASDPLALADHPDRARISVYAQGKDYHDVVKKALKALARWLVEAAKKRGLGDIGVKVFVDTAPVMEKPLGEAAGLGWQGKHTNLVSREHGSWLFLGAIYTTLDLPVDESGEDRCGTCQACQDACPTEAFPAPYRLDARRCISYLTIEHKGPIPDEFRAAMGNRIYGCDDCLAVCPWNKFAQDAAAMRAFLPRAELVAPKLAELLSLDDAGFRALFSGSPIKRIGRDRFVRNCLIAAGNSGDAGLRAQVETLRRDPDPVVAEAADWAAAALSDRTISSPLPPCP, from the coding sequence ATGGCCACGTTGCGCACCGATCTCGCGGCGGAGGCGGAGCGGCTGGGCTTCGCCGCCTTCGGCATTGCGCCGGCGGCCGAGAATGCGCGTGCGGCGGCTCGGCTCGAGACCTGGCTGGCCGAGGGCATGCACGGCTCGATGGGTTGGATGGAGGAGCGCGCGCACCACCGCCGCTCGCCGCAAGGGCTCTGGCCCGAGGCGCGCAGCGTGGTCGGCCTCGGCATGAGCTATGCGCCTGCCAGCGATCCGCTGGCGCTGGCGGACCATCCAGACCGGGCGCGGATATCGGTCTATGCCCAGGGCAAGGACTACCACGACGTCGTCAAGAAGGCGCTCAAGGCGCTGGCGCGCTGGCTGGTCGAAGCCGCGAAGAAGCGCGGGCTTGGCGATATCGGGGTCAAGGTCTTCGTCGATACGGCACCGGTCATGGAAAAGCCGCTGGGCGAGGCGGCGGGGCTCGGCTGGCAGGGCAAGCATACCAACCTCGTCAGCCGCGAACACGGCTCCTGGCTGTTCCTCGGCGCGATCTACACGACGCTGGACCTGCCCGTGGACGAGTCGGGCGAGGACCGGTGCGGCACCTGCCAGGCTTGCCAGGATGCCTGCCCGACCGAGGCCTTTCCCGCGCCCTACCGGCTCGATGCCCGCCGCTGCATCAGCTACCTGACGATCGAACACAAGGGTCCGATCCCCGACGAGTTCCGCGCGGCCATGGGCAACCGCATCTACGGCTGCGACGATTGCCTGGCGGTTTGCCCATGGAACAAGTTCGCCCAGGATGCAGCAGCGATGCGCGCCTTCCTGCCGCGCGCCGAACTGGTTGCGCCGAAGCTGGCCGAACTGTTGTCGCTCGACGATGCCGGCTTCCGCGCGCTGTTTTCCGGCTCGCCGATCAAGCGGATCGGCCGCGACCGTTTCGTGCGCAACTGCCTGATCGCGGCGGGGAACAGTGGCGACGCGGGCTTGCGGGCGCAGGTAGAGACGCTGCGCCGCGATCCAGATCCGGTAGTCGCCGAAGCGGCGGACTGGGCCGCCGCCGCGCTCTCTGACCGCACTATTTCTTCGCCTTTACCGCCGTGCCCATGA
- a CDS encoding NAD(P)/FAD-dependent oxidoreductase: protein MEQADVVIVGAGHGGAQCAIALRQGGFTGSIVMIGREPEPPYERPPLSKEYFAREKTFDRLYIRPPAFWHEKDVTLHLNVEVTAVDPAKKELSLSNGQGLTYGKLVWATGGDPRRLSCPGSDLAGLHAVRTRADCDQLMGEIDGGVKNIVVIGGGYIGLEAAAVLTKLGCKVTLLEALPRVLARVAGEQLSAFYEKEHRDHGVDLRTGVAVEGLVGEGRVSGVQLADGTVLPADAVIVGIGIVPAVGALIAAGASGGNGVDIDEYCRTSLPDIYAIGDCAAFAADYAGGTVMRVESVQNANDQATCVAKAILGDEHPYKAFPWFWSNQYDLRLQTAGLSVGYDQTVLRGDPDARSFSVVYLKGGKVIALDCVNMVKDYVQGRKLVETGASPDLAQLADANVPLKELL, encoded by the coding sequence ATGGAACAAGCAGATGTCGTCATTGTGGGAGCGGGTCATGGCGGGGCGCAGTGCGCCATCGCCTTGCGCCAGGGCGGATTTACCGGATCGATCGTGATGATCGGGCGCGAGCCCGAGCCGCCTTACGAGCGCCCGCCGCTGTCGAAGGAATATTTCGCCCGCGAGAAGACCTTCGACCGGCTCTACATTCGTCCGCCCGCCTTCTGGCATGAGAAGGACGTCACACTTCACCTCAATGTCGAGGTGACCGCGGTCGATCCGGCGAAGAAGGAACTGAGCCTGTCGAACGGTCAGGGCCTGACCTACGGCAAGCTGGTCTGGGCGACCGGTGGCGACCCGCGGCGGCTGTCGTGTCCGGGGTCTGACCTCGCCGGCCTGCACGCCGTCCGCACCCGCGCCGACTGCGACCAGTTGATGGGCGAGATCGACGGCGGCGTGAAGAACATCGTCGTCATCGGCGGCGGCTACATCGGGCTCGAAGCGGCGGCCGTGCTGACCAAGCTCGGCTGCAAGGTGACCCTGCTCGAAGCCCTGCCGCGCGTTTTGGCGCGCGTCGCGGGCGAGCAGCTTTCGGCCTTCTACGAAAAGGAACACCGCGATCACGGCGTCGACCTGCGCACCGGCGTTGCGGTCGAAGGGCTGGTTGGTGAAGGCCGCGTCTCGGGCGTGCAGCTGGCTGACGGCACCGTACTGCCGGCCGACGCGGTGATCGTCGGCATCGGCATCGTCCCCGCTGTGGGGGCACTGATCGCCGCCGGAGCCTCGGGCGGCAACGGCGTCGACATCGACGAATACTGCCGCACCTCGCTGCCCGACATCTATGCCATCGGCGACTGCGCCGCTTTCGCCGCCGACTACGCCGGCGGCACAGTGATGCGCGTCGAATCGGTGCAGAACGCCAACGACCAGGCGACCTGCGTGGCCAAGGCGATCCTCGGCGACGAGCATCCCTACAAGGCCTTCCCCTGGTTCTGGTCGAACCAGTATGACCTGCGCCTGCAGACCGCCGGCCTCTCGGTGGGCTACGACCAGACCGTGCTGCGCGGCGATCCCGACGCGCGCTCGTTCTCGGTGGTCTATCTCAAGGGCGGCAAGGTCATCGCGCTAGACTGCGTCAACATGGTCAAGGACTATGTCCAGGGCCGCAAGCTGGTTGAAACCGGGGCAAGCCCGGACTTGGCTCAGCTCGCCGACGCGAACGTGCCGCTGAAGGAACTGCTCTGA
- a CDS encoding ABC transporter permease gives MTTPVQSGRLSTLAAALVVARRDFGAVLFSRSFIFFLLGPLFPVIIAMTAGNIGQKVQENAAQPVLGIAMQAADADAMIAARRKLDPRIGASLPEFVVVKRLAPGEAFDATTALSGKGANLAAIASGPLSAPVLTGPTGRIEWWKGPVSLVAAEALGRGPKSYPEVWLSGTNANTTADQHEDRTRTAQAGQTLLFLLTMLLAGMVLSNLVEEKGNKIIEILAAAIPMEAVFFGKLFAMLAVSLVAICVWGTAGGAVMLAGAQALGPVAAPAVGWPAFLALGGIYFTMAYLLIGSVFLAIGSMATTVREVQTLSLPATMLQLFVFLFATYAMSRPNSAVELAAIVLPFSSPFAMLARAAQDGAIWPHLAAIAWQVLWVLLLVRAGSRLFRTRVMKSGSAGAAPKRGLFGRRKAARA, from the coding sequence ATGACCACTCCCGTCCAATCCGGTCGCCTGTCGACGCTGGCCGCCGCGCTGGTCGTCGCCCGGCGCGATTTCGGCGCGGTCCTGTTCAGCCGCAGCTTCATCTTCTTCCTGCTGGGCCCGCTGTTCCCCGTGATCATCGCGATGACCGCCGGCAACATTGGCCAGAAGGTGCAGGAGAATGCAGCGCAGCCCGTGCTCGGCATCGCGATGCAGGCAGCCGATGCCGATGCGATGATCGCGGCGCGGCGCAAGCTCGATCCACGGATAGGCGCGAGCCTGCCCGAATTCGTCGTGGTCAAGCGATTGGCCCCCGGCGAGGCTTTCGACGCCACCACTGCGCTCAGCGGCAAGGGAGCCAATCTCGCCGCGATTGCCAGCGGCCCGCTTTCAGCGCCGGTGCTCACGGGTCCGACGGGGCGCATCGAGTGGTGGAAAGGCCCCGTTTCACTCGTCGCTGCAGAGGCCCTGGGCCGCGGACCGAAGAGCTATCCCGAGGTCTGGCTGTCGGGCACCAACGCCAATACCACGGCCGACCAGCACGAGGATCGCACGCGCACCGCCCAGGCCGGGCAGACGCTGCTGTTCTTGCTGACCATGCTGCTCGCCGGCATGGTGCTCTCCAACCTTGTCGAGGAGAAAGGCAACAAGATCATCGAGATCCTGGCGGCGGCGATCCCGATGGAGGCGGTGTTCTTCGGCAAGCTGTTCGCCATGCTGGCGGTATCGCTGGTGGCGATCTGCGTCTGGGGCACGGCGGGCGGCGCGGTGATGCTGGCGGGCGCGCAGGCGCTCGGGCCGGTGGCGGCGCCGGCGGTCGGCTGGCCGGCGTTCCTGGCGCTGGGGGGGATCTATTTCACGATGGCCTATCTGCTGATCGGATCGGTCTTCCTCGCGATCGGCTCGATGGCGACGACGGTCCGCGAAGTGCAGACGCTGTCGCTGCCCGCGACCATGCTCCAGCTCTTCGTGTTCCTCTTCGCCACCTATGCGATGAGCCGGCCGAACAGCGCGGTCGAACTGGCCGCGATCGTACTGCCCTTCAGCTCGCCCTTCGCCATGCTGGCGCGGGCGGCACAGGATGGGGCGATCTGGCCGCACCTGGCGGCGATCGCCTGGCAGGTGCTGTGGGTGCTGCTGCTGGTGCGCGCCGGTTCGCGGCTGTTCCGCACGCGGGTGATGAAGTCGGGCTCGGCGGGCGCAGCGCCCAAGCGCGGACTGTTCGGCCGGCGCAAGGCCGCCCGCGCCTAG
- a CDS encoding M10 family metallopeptidase C-terminal domain-containing protein, giving the protein MTLAGIARIDGRTGDDTIIGSASSDRILGGGGDDFLMGGQGDDILIGGVGVDRLEGGAGADTFVFSRGDSGRTAQSADEIWDFGAGDRIDLSAIDANSANGAATNDSFTFIGSAQFGKVAGQLRYDAYGHISADINGDGKTDFMLRLGVSALTADDFFL; this is encoded by the coding sequence GTGACCTTAGCGGGCATCGCCCGGATCGACGGGCGCACCGGTGACGACACGATCATTGGTTCGGCATCGTCCGATCGTATCCTGGGCGGCGGCGGCGACGATTTTCTCATGGGCGGCCAAGGGGACGATATCCTGATCGGCGGGGTTGGCGTCGATCGGTTGGAAGGCGGCGCCGGCGCCGATACTTTCGTATTCAGCCGTGGCGACAGCGGCAGAACAGCGCAATCGGCCGACGAGATCTGGGACTTCGGCGCGGGTGACAGGATCGACCTGTCCGCCATCGACGCCAATTCGGCCAATGGTGCCGCGACAAATGACAGCTTCACGTTCATCGGCTCAGCGCAGTTCGGCAAAGTCGCCGGGCAGTTACGCTACGATGCATATGGTCATATCAGCGCCGACATCAATGGCGACGGCAAGACGGACTTTATGCTCAGGCTCGGGGTCAGTGCCCTGACGGCGGATGATTTTTTCCTGTAG
- a CDS encoding ATP-binding cassette domain-containing protein — protein sequence MRMDLGDWAPTGNESAEKAVAGRPLAIEARGLVKRFDGFTAVDGVDLSVPEGAIYGILGPNGAGKTTTLRMLLGIIDPDEGLRRLLGADRPHDVAHAVGYLPEERGLYPAMKAYEAIAFVGALRGLPLAEGRKRGKALLEEHGLGYAIDRQIRQLSKGMAQQVQILATLVHEPRLVIFDEPFSGLDALNQGKLEKMMRGLAEKGTTVIFSTHVIAHAERLCDEVAIIAGGKVPFAGPVDVARDRIRPQVRLETRADDGPWRAGFPADARREGRFWHFTLPDTGIEPLLRALIEGEAGILSLSIERAGLHDAFVAIAGEAAAKALEEEGPEETR from the coding sequence ATGAGGATGGACCTAGGTGATTGGGCCCCCACGGGCAATGAGAGCGCAGAAAAGGCGGTAGCCGGCAGGCCGCTCGCCATCGAGGCCCGCGGCCTCGTCAAGCGCTTCGACGGCTTCACAGCGGTGGACGGCGTCGACCTGTCGGTGCCCGAGGGCGCGATCTACGGCATTCTCGGCCCCAACGGCGCGGGCAAGACCACGACCCTGCGCATGCTGCTGGGCATCATCGATCCCGACGAGGGCCTGCGCCGGCTGCTCGGCGCCGATCGGCCGCATGACGTCGCCCATGCCGTCGGCTACCTGCCCGAGGAGCGCGGGCTATATCCGGCGATGAAGGCCTATGAGGCGATCGCCTTCGTCGGCGCACTGCGTGGCCTACCGCTGGCCGAGGGCCGCAAGCGCGGCAAGGCGCTGCTCGAGGAGCATGGCCTGGGCTATGCGATCGACCGTCAGATCCGCCAGCTGTCCAAGGGCATGGCCCAGCAGGTGCAGATCCTCGCGACGCTGGTCCACGAGCCGCGGCTGGTGATCTTCGACGAGCCGTTCTCGGGCCTCGACGCGCTCAACCAGGGCAAGCTCGAAAAAATGATGCGCGGACTGGCCGAGAAGGGCACGACGGTGATCTTCTCGACCCACGTCATCGCCCATGCCGAACGACTCTGCGACGAGGTCGCGATCATCGCCGGTGGCAAGGTGCCGTTCGCCGGCCCGGTCGACGTCGCGCGCGATCGCATTCGCCCGCAAGTACGGCTGGAAACGCGGGCCGACGACGGCCCCTGGCGCGCCGGATTCCCGGCCGATGCCCGGCGCGAGGGGCGGTTCTGGCATTTCACCCTGCCCGACACGGGCATCGAGCCGCTGCTGCGTGCGCTGATCGAGGGCGAGGCGGGCATCCTCTCGCTGTCGATCGAGCGCGCCGGGTTGCATGATGCCTTCGTTGCCATTGCCGGCGAGGCCGCAGCCAAGGCGCTGGAAGAAGAAGGGCCGGAGGAAACGCGATGA
- the msrB gene encoding peptide-methionine (R)-S-oxide reductase MsrB has product MSQHLDRRSFVTWLAASAALPALAACGSGTASAAAYPVSYSEAEWRKRLTPAQFHILREKGTERPGTSPLLNEHRRGTFVCAADGNPLFSSTTKFESGTGWPSFYRPLPRGIGTSRDFDLGMVRTEVHCARCGGHLGHVFDDGPAPTGLRYCMNGDAMAFRAG; this is encoded by the coding sequence ATGTCCCAACACCTCGATCGCCGCAGCTTCGTGACATGGCTCGCCGCTTCGGCCGCGCTTCCCGCATTGGCCGCCTGCGGCAGCGGCACCGCCTCGGCCGCCGCCTATCCGGTCAGCTACAGCGAGGCTGAATGGCGCAAGCGGCTGACGCCCGCCCAGTTCCACATCCTGCGCGAGAAGGGCACCGAGCGCCCCGGCACCTCGCCGCTGCTGAACGAGCACCGCCGCGGCACTTTCGTCTGCGCGGCGGACGGCAATCCGCTGTTCTCCTCGACCACCAAGTTCGAGAGCGGCACGGGCTGGCCGAGCTTCTACCGCCCCCTGCCGCGCGGGATCGGTACGTCGCGCGATTTCGATCTGGGAATGGTCCGCACCGAAGTGCACTGCGCGCGCTGCGGCGGCCATCTCGGCCACGTGTTCGACGACGGTCCGGCGCCGACCGGGCTGCGCTATTGCATGAACGGCGACGCGATGGCGTTCCGCGCCGGCTAG
- a CDS encoding TonB-dependent receptor — MKTHQSRTIHARRRLRLATMLGASALAAPFSVTPALAQGAEASVDSNTIVVTAQRRAEAVEDVPMTVTVVTPETLSQLGVNSVRDLQNVTSGFSLNNSGTYPQPAIRGVTTTNSGSYENNVALWVDGLYQITPQVLNMDLPNVQSIQVLKGPQGALYGRNATGGAILLDTIDPGSSMKGNLEATYARFDDRRARGYVAGPLSDNVGFSIAGTYRKTDGYYKKVSLTDVTKTDGRTLGLEQESVRAKLKGELGALTATIGYNFTRASDPRGAYFTPFENLTAGFTPRNLGDVSEDAAVLDFKQHEGSLKLELDTGIGTLRSVTGYQHSSLVTTYDSDGRYSAFGLTGVANDTISDSLIFEDTWQENVDYTINAIKNLDLIIGGTYFNNKEKFGKGRENANYVFPNTPTSGPGTPFSAYRLASTSDYARTKEAFALFLDATFHVTDKLSINVGGRYSKETQDISAVKTSYCAVLTGCAALGATAITIPFGASRGQNYNATNGSTYSKFTPRASIRYEIAPRTNIYASYSQGFKAGEWNGVIPFDTAATWKQFGQIGQETIDAFEVGVKGAGHNYSFDLSGFYYNYHNLQVSSVQFVNGVTGVLLQTIPKAKIYGAEANFSYNVMENFKVNAGATWLHARYGDGAYYRGTSVNPAAAAFPNSVDPLRGATNVFIPPAWQDISHMQMVRAPDFSGFVGFEYKVPQGEGGLTFAGNLKYTSSYVVTDASIWGGESDASYTARKNAAVLAGQPVPAPNNQQTLQGTAYVGRANEQRARQSGYALVNASITWADPTDHYYVRVWGNNLTNKIYKVHYRPTTRTYAPIGEPLTFGGTVGYKF, encoded by the coding sequence AGCTGGGCGTCAACAGCGTCCGCGACCTGCAGAACGTGACCTCGGGCTTCTCGCTCAACAATAGCGGTACCTATCCACAGCCGGCGATCCGCGGCGTCACCACGACCAACTCGGGTTCCTACGAGAACAACGTCGCGCTCTGGGTCGACGGTCTCTACCAGATCACGCCGCAGGTCCTGAACATGGATCTGCCCAACGTCCAGAGCATCCAGGTCCTCAAGGGCCCGCAGGGCGCGCTCTATGGCCGCAACGCCACCGGCGGCGCGATTCTGCTCGATACGATCGATCCGGGCAGCTCGATGAAGGGCAATCTCGAGGCGACCTATGCCCGCTTCGACGACCGGCGCGCGCGCGGCTATGTCGCGGGGCCGCTCAGCGACAATGTCGGCTTCAGCATCGCCGGCACCTATCGCAAGACCGACGGCTACTACAAGAAGGTCAGCCTCACCGACGTGACGAAGACCGATGGTCGCACGCTCGGGCTGGAGCAGGAATCGGTCCGCGCCAAGCTCAAGGGCGAACTGGGGGCGTTGACGGCCACGATCGGCTATAACTTCACGCGCGCCAGCGATCCGCGGGGCGCCTACTTCACGCCGTTCGAAAACCTGACCGCGGGCTTCACGCCGCGTAACCTGGGCGACGTTTCCGAAGACGCCGCGGTGCTCGATTTCAAGCAGCACGAGGGTTCGTTGAAGCTCGAACTCGATACCGGCATCGGCACGTTGCGGTCTGTCACCGGCTACCAGCACTCCAGCCTCGTGACGACTTACGATTCCGATGGTCGCTACAGCGCGTTCGGCCTCACGGGTGTGGCCAACGATACGATCTCGGACTCGCTGATCTTCGAGGACACCTGGCAGGAGAACGTCGACTACACGATCAACGCCATCAAGAACCTCGACCTGATCATCGGCGGCACCTACTTCAACAACAAGGAGAAGTTCGGGAAGGGCCGCGAGAATGCCAACTACGTGTTCCCGAACACGCCGACCTCGGGCCCGGGCACTCCGTTCTCGGCCTATCGCCTGGCCTCGACCAGCGACTATGCGCGCACCAAGGAAGCCTTTGCGCTTTTCCTAGACGCGACCTTCCACGTGACGGACAAGCTGAGCATCAACGTCGGCGGCCGTTACAGCAAGGAAACGCAGGACATTTCTGCGGTGAAGACGTCGTACTGCGCAGTGCTGACGGGCTGCGCGGCTCTCGGCGCGACGGCGATCACGATTCCGTTCGGCGCATCGCGCGGGCAGAACTACAACGCGACCAATGGCTCGACCTACAGCAAGTTCACGCCGCGGGCTTCGATCCGCTATGAGATCGCACCGCGCACCAACATCTACGCGAGCTATTCGCAAGGCTTCAAGGCCGGTGAATGGAACGGCGTCATCCCGTTCGACACTGCCGCGACCTGGAAGCAATTCGGCCAGATCGGCCAGGAGACGATCGATGCCTTCGAAGTCGGCGTGAAGGGCGCCGGCCACAATTACAGCTTCGACCTCTCGGGCTTCTACTACAACTACCACAATCTGCAGGTCAGCTCGGTGCAGTTCGTCAACGGTGTGACGGGCGTTCTCCTGCAGACCATTCCCAAGGCGAAGATCTACGGCGCCGAAGCCAACTTCAGCTACAACGTCATGGAGAACTTCAAGGTCAACGCCGGCGCCACCTGGCTGCACGCGCGCTATGGCGACGGTGCCTACTATCGCGGCACTTCGGTCAATCCGGCAGCTGCTGCCTTCCCCAATTCCGTCGATCCGCTTAGGGGCGCAACCAATGTGTTCATCCCGCCGGCCTGGCAGGACATTTCGCACATGCAGATGGTCCGCGCCCCGGACTTCTCGGGATTCGTCGGCTTCGAATACAAGGTGCCGCAGGGTGAAGGCGGCCTGACCTTTGCGGGTAACCTCAAGTACACGTCCAGCTACGTGGTGACCGATGCGTCGATCTGGGGCGGCGAGAGCGATGCTTCGTACACTGCCCGCAAAAACGCTGCTGTGTTGGCCGGACAGCCGGTGCCGGCGCCGAACAACCAGCAGACGTTGCAAGGCACGGCCTATGTCGGTCGCGCCAACGAACAGCGCGCGCGTCAGAGCGGCTATGCTCTGGTCAATGCGTCGATCACCTGGGCGGACCCGACCGATCATTACTATGTTCGCGTCTGGGGCAACAACCTGACGAACAAGATCTACAAGGTCCACTACCGGCCGACGACGCGCACTTATGCGCCTATCGGCGAGCCGCTGACTTTCGGCGGTACGGTCGGCTACAAGTTCTGA
- a CDS encoding PilZ domain-containing protein, with protein MSRNPAAENAAELSVEELRSAPRFTLLIRSAKLICEGAEYLCIIRDVSASGVRLRIFHKLPPVQRFSLELSTGERYDLDRVWEAADHAGFRFADWIEVKNFIAEASPYPKRALRLRLEFPARITADGESGEATVRDLSREGARIETTLPLAIRQKVHFTVKGLPTIVGNVCWRSRSAYGLVFQQVFSFEELAKLAAQLQPIVAPAAQASPRRFA; from the coding sequence TTGAGCCGCAATCCAGCTGCCGAAAACGCTGCCGAGCTCTCGGTCGAAGAACTGCGCTCGGCGCCGCGCTTCACTCTACTGATCCGCAGCGCGAAGCTGATCTGCGAAGGCGCCGAATATCTCTGCATCATCCGCGACGTCTCGGCGAGCGGCGTGAGGCTGCGCATCTTCCACAAGCTGCCGCCCGTCCAGCGCTTCTCGCTCGAGCTCAGCACCGGCGAGCGCTACGATCTCGACCGCGTCTGGGAAGCCGCGGACCACGCCGGCTTCCGCTTTGCCGACTGGATCGAGGTCAAGAATTTCATCGCCGAGGCCAGTCCCTATCCCAAACGCGCGCTGCGATTGCGGCTGGAATTCCCAGCAAGGATCACCGCCGATGGCGAGAGCGGCGAGGCGACCGTGCGCGACCTGTCGCGCGAAGGCGCTCGCATCGAAACCACTCTGCCGCTGGCGATCCGCCAGAAGGTCCACTTCACCGTGAAAGGCCTGCCGACGATCGTCGGCAATGTCTGCTGGCGCTCGCGCAGCGCCTATGGCCTCGTCTTCCAGCAGGTCTTCAGCTTCGAGGAATTGGCCAAGCTGGCCGCCCAGTTGCAGCCGATCGTCGCGCCCGCCGCACAGGCCTCGCCCCGGCGCTTCGCCTGA
- a CDS encoding RidA family protein, with translation MQAGDTLYISGSTDTDPATGKPFTDPRAGAKSLLDGLTRTLTRAGMTMDDLVWVQVFATDLGNYAAFNEVYRTYFKGPLPARAFLGAGSLLNGANFEIMGTAVKAKK, from the coding sequence GTGCAGGCGGGCGACACGCTCTATATCTCGGGTTCCACCGACACCGACCCGGCCACCGGCAAGCCTTTCACCGATCCAAGGGCGGGCGCAAAGTCGCTGCTCGACGGTCTGACGCGCACGCTCACGCGCGCCGGTATGACGATGGACGATCTCGTCTGGGTCCAGGTTTTCGCCACCGACCTCGGCAACTATGCCGCGTTCAACGAGGTCTATCGCACCTACTTCAAGGGGCCGCTGCCCGCCCGTGCCTTTCTCGGCGCGGGGAGCCTGCTTAACGGCGCCAACTTCGAGATCATGGGCACGGCGGTAAAGGCGAAGAAATAG